One genomic region from Bactrocera tryoni isolate S06 chromosome 3, CSIRO_BtryS06_freeze2, whole genome shotgun sequence encodes:
- the LOC120770835 gene encoding uncharacterized protein LOC120770835, whose product MSATYKRDKLFKSWTGISEVALIKEVATKGENIDLCIEYWARKRKLPIPEYEQFFQDVVQTYVHRLLTERLVCKAEMVLINVKRDVKSFYYQFACECDDEELRELVIEHLQKKDPQNYETDMLQLQFYWDLLQQLQTCPELLAKCKVQLRRVNIETLVHCDDSYLNKLLAELYFFNNNPQLLERLDKYSLWNYLVDEAKLAQLVRWCSLAGQLPQSEYTELEVLYCEWVLEAEMYEYALKTLETPNETIRNCFAAAGYLFDDERDKVSVVVRRLCTTESLERNREILEKLPIGQFLLERGLHMLLLRNFVKTRELEEMFAEYPDDEELLKFLVALKENKTDELEEFGKVFQATKSYLEHQGIDFNAEQPLVTLFDFLSNEPSVETLICFLHTTGLQNIPYLKTLPIRNPNHNSESNISTGVDNCSNGQGKSMPTPYDFLRKFKHIDIKEISKELQTDTLASFSNEKLCAKYARKYKLNFLHYLKQQRSCYAVYYLIMDHLQQYGQLTKGHLFTACETVTELALQHTNNSELVTHCVAFIEMLGYDSQYLRNYLKLCRLLEKEGDETSVVAKNYTQLFARVENLLVQQITKEPAKFPLKDYQALMRLVACSGQRQWPMKVMQNYAKEDDWWRLLVLMQYFDVPLSQLQVLVGHFETRAMGEHMLRAFLCELPAQVKRHASFSRQHKKPARKAEANPLTTSAETLTSSISSACNDPNSALFRTAPSQQRLHFLPDACGRLDLFAIVLLSSTPINEEQVSAASKFLELMQDQHTHATSWNLLRNCVKYRLPVLAVLATTVHQVNIEWQWLVWLAVATNQWTEVLKLSTLHIQQVTWLLVESAVRHGDTGLLLRSFRIFFKDSAFTHLCQFLQRTQHKRHFDDEDVHTLRLFLLAWSNNAVEMPFCATLERHELMQQSIRLLLVHLQHNFESTLEQQKLISCMCRSDMSDISVKMDFCRLHAVFEALQTRPGWAECYTIDFEQLAVDNNQVYEQLLDALRAKGEYDVAVRLATLLQQPISDIVYSKWVSQLESAESADDEEPYAVKTFQLYENEIAEHSLPPELLVNFYLYAAGRLTEPCARKYQLLKRALTVIKQHHLFPNESFDRDQIEYEMFICYLQLDDDVAAAMGVYHSEYYEQIMLHERCVLYKSFLELKELAGVEDLNVSIKHPMTKQMEARLEAQLNLLLDKGDIVEALRLQELFECRPIDLRFVVFCMALAEGVTTIFSMSSEERQMLRDIEISSFAKFNKRTLDSGLLTREGRNSPSKASSDLSDSCSTLEFEEIPSKEKRETLETIQGIASKLTYGVNIGRRIVMVYRAAMYLDKEYLDVLRTKDTTVLLQSVSEEGCLHRLLVVSDIITSTHMTQQEIAELLATELATAIVRPRFYIFTADQQAKNTIKNTPVWGYNIDRDLHLFLELVPNTTKLGNCLLEYCDALKAYRKFQDNKPYEHNTVFERLAEIIRRYGLPTNSNGISTAIPPITTATNAGPMLPPAQVLSHKKQNIIYVELLIKAHQCYVHECSMEGIANVLNRAKALNAVLTQAKSWSLIVRMLSGIGRYREMFYCFDSLLKNEQFESLLGQFDEEKTIGLRQAIITYLREYCPNNGREYLKLTALHFLMYQELAEMWEQDAQAVLAKIINQAAVNTAQLPEKMSMANLTTANPTKTFIPKLRATPELLVLLQQAMEYYTHATENYLLDNKLLLAQRVASLAEMVAVQIDLASKALDRNAMETHLCVCVVNVQTREEFRELINAELSVPQTLILSRACGFDINWAEVLLSQYVILGHAHYLQEYLQHLQINDNIIENTVKGFQLYAQHHRISARMDEHLAQLVALVKSVALKYKLASVLSLKTIVMSLISEQTAHYLRDTNFGRNENRNLNDM is encoded by the exons ATGAGTGCCACGTATAAACGTGATAAACTCTTCAAGTCCTGGACTGGGATTAGTGAAGTGGCGCTTATTAAAGAGGTGGCCACAAAAGGTGAAAACATTGACCTCTGTATTGAGTATTGGGCACGTAAGCGGAAACTACCAATACCGGAATATGAACAATTCTTCCAGGATGTTGTACAAACGTATGTGCACCGACTGCTTACTGAACGGCTGGTGTGCAAGGCGGAAATGGTATTAATCAATGTAAAACGGGATGTTAAAAGCTTCTATTATCAGTTCGCTTGTGAGTGTGATGATGAGGAACTGCGCGAACTTGTAATAGAACATCTACAAAAGAAAGATCCACAAAATTATGAGACTGATATGCTACAATTGCAATTCTATTGGGATTTGCTGCAGCAACTACAAACATGTCCTGAATTGCTTGCGAAGTGCAAAGTGCAACTACGACGCGTTAATATTGAAACGCTGGTGCATTGCGATGATTCATACCTCAATAAATTATTAGCggagttatatttttttaacaacaatCCGCAGCTTTTGGAACGTTTAGATAAATACAGTTTATGGAATTATTTGGTGGACGAAGCAAAATTGGCACAATTAGTGCGTTGGTGTTCATTAGCAGGGCAATTGCCACAATCGGAGTATACAGAATTGGAAGTATTATATTGTGAGTGGGTACTGGAAGCGGAAATGTATGAATATGCATTAAAAACATTGGAGACACCTAATGAAACAATACGTAATTGCTTTGCGGCGGCCGGCTACTTATTTGACGATGAAAGAGATAAAGTGTCTGTAGTGGTGCGGCGGCTGTGCACTACCGAAAGCTTGGAACGTAACCgtgaaatattagaaaaactGCCGATAGGACAATTTTTACTCGAGCGCGGTTTACACATGTTGCTACTACGGAATTTTGTGAAAACACGCGAGTTGGAAGAGATGTTTGCGGAATATCCGGACGATGAGGAGCTGCTCAAGTTTTTAGTagcattaaaagaaaacaaaaccgATGAGTTGGAAgagtttggaaaa gtaTTCCAAGCGACCAAATCGTATCTGGAGCATCAAGGTATTGATTTTAACGCTGAACAACCATTAGTcactttatttgattttctcaGCAACGAGCCCAGTGTGGAGACTTTAATCTGTTTCTTACACACAACTGGTTTACAAAACATTCCATATTTGAAAACATTACCCATCAGAAATCCAAATCACAATAGCGAATCAAATATATCCACGGGTGTTGACAATTGCAGTAACGGGCAAGGCAAAAGTATGCCCACCCCTTATGATTTTCTGCGCAAATTCAAGCATATCGATATAAAAGAAATCTCCAAGGAGTTGCAAACAGACACGTTAGCCTCGTTCTCCAATGAAAAGCTGTGCGCAAAATATGCGCGAAAGTATAAACTCAATTTTCTGCATTATTTGAAACAGCAACGCAGTTGCTATGCCGTCTACTACCTTATCATGGACCATCTGCAACAGTACGGCCAACTAACCAAAGGGCATCTCTTCACCGCCTGCGAAACTGTCACCGAATTGGCATTACAACACACCAACAACTCTGAGTTGGTCACGCACTGCGTCGCCTTCATCGAAATGCTCGGTTATGATTCACAGTATTTGCGTAATTACCTGAAATTGTGTCGATTGCTGGAGAAGGAAGGGGACGAAACAAGCGTGGTGGCCAAAAATTACACACAGTTATTTGCGCGTGTGGAAAACCTTTTGGTACAGCAGATTACCAAAGAACCAGCCAAATTTCCACTCAAAGATTACCAGGCGCTAATGCGTTTGGTCGCCTGCAGCGGCCAACGCCAGTGGCCCATGAAAGTAATGCAAAATTATGCGAAAGAAGACGATTGGTGGCGACTGCTGGTGCTCATGCAATACTTTGACGTGCCGCTGTCGCAACTGCAAGTGCTAGTGGGGCACTTCGAGACGCGCGCCATGGGCGAGCATATGCTGCGCGCCTTTTTATGTGAATTGCCAGCGCAGGTGAAGCGTCATGCCAGCTTCTCGCGTCAGCATAAGAAACCCGCGCGTAAAGCTGAAgcaaat CCATTAACTACCTCCGCTGAGACGCTCACCTCGTCCATTAGTTCTGCTTGCAATGATCCAAATAGCGCGCTATTTCGCACTGCGCCCAGTCAACAGCGTTTGCATTTCTTACCGGACGCTTGCGGGCGTCTAGATCTCTTTGCAATTGTGCTGCTCAGCAGTACTCCCATAAATGAGGAGCAGGTGAGCGCTGCTAGTAAATTTCTCGAACTCATGCAGGATCAGCATACACATGCGACTTCATGGAATTTACTACGGAATTGCGTGAAGTACAGACTGCCAGTATTAGCGGTGCTAGCCACCACAGTGCATCAGGTCAATATCGAGTGGCAGTGGCTGGTTTGGCTGGCTGTGGCCACAAATCAATGGACTGAAGTGCTCAAATTGTCCACATTGCATATACAGCAAGTTACTTGGTTGTTGGTTGAGTCCGCTGTGCGTCATGGCGATACGGGCCTGCTGTTGCGTAGTTTTCGCATATTCTTCAAG GACAGCGCTTTTACACATTTGTGCCAATTTCTACAGCGCACTCAACACAAACGCCACTTCGATGATGAAGATGTACACACGCTACGTCTCTTTCTGCTTGCGTGGAGCAACAATGCAGTTGAAATGCCCTTCTGCGCCACACTCGAGCGCCATGAGCTCATGCAGCAAAGTATCCGTCTGCTCCTTGTGCATTTGCAGCACAATTTCGAATCGACGCTGGAGCAACAGAAGCTCATTAGCTGTATGTGCCGTTCCGACATGAGCGACATTAGCGTCAAAATGGACTTTTGTCGTTTGCACGCCGTTTTCGAAGCGCTCCAGACGCGTCCTGGCTGGGCCGAATGCTACACGATCGATTTCGAGCAACTTGCCGTAGATAATAATCAGGTGTACGAACAACTTTTGGACGCTTTGCGTGCGAAAGGCGAATACGATGTCGCGGTGCGTTTGGCCACGCTGCTACAGCAACCCATCAGTGATATCGTCTACAGCAAATGGGTAAGTCAGCTGGAGTCAGCTGAGTCGGCTGACGATGAGGAGCCATATGCGGTTAAGACGTTTCAACTGTATGAAAACGAGATAGCGGAGCATTCCCTGCCGCCGGAATTGCTGGTGAATTTTTATCTTTACGCGGCTGGTCGCCTTACCGAGCCATGCGCGCGCAAATATCAACTTCTCAAGCGAGCGCTTACCGTTATTAAACAACATCACCTCTTTCCGAATGAATCATTCGATCGTGATCAAATCGAGTACGAAATGTTCATATGCTACCTACAACTGGATGATGATGTCGCAGCTGCAATGGGTGTTTACCACTCGGAATACTACGAGCAGATCATGTTGCACGAACGTTGTGTACTGTATAAGTCTTTTCTCGAATTGAAGGAGCTCGCCGGTGTTGAAGATCTCAATGTCAGCATAAAGCATCCGATGACCAAGCAAATGGAAGCGCGTCTGGAAGCTCAACTCAACTTATTGCTGGACAAAGGTGATATTGTGGAGGCATTGCGGCTGCAAGAACTCTTCGAATGCCGTCCGATCGATTTGCGTTTTGTGGTGTTTTGCATGGCGCTGGCCGAGGGTGTGACCACCATTTTCAGCATGTCCTCGGAGGAGCGCCAAATGCTGCGTGACATCGAGATAAGCTCATTCGCCAAATTCAACAAACGCACGCTGGATAGTGGCCTACTGACGCGTGAag GCCGTAATTCGCCCTCGAAAGCCAGCAGCGATCTTTCAGATAGTTGTTCGACTCTCGAGTTTGAAGAGATTCCATCCAAGGAGAAGCGCGAAACGTTGGAGACCATACAAGGCATCGCTTCCAAGCTCACGTATGGCGTCAATATTGGACGTCGCATTGTTATGGTCTATCGGGCTGCCATGTATTTAGATAAAGAGTATTTGGATGTGCTGCGCACGAAGGATACAACGGTGTTGCTGCAAAGCGTTTCCGAAGAAGGTTGTCTGCATCGTCTGCTGGTTGTGAGTGATATTATAACATCAACGCATATGACACAACAGGAG ATTGCCGAACTGCTGGCCACGGAACTTGCCACAGCCATCGTGCGTCCACGCTTCTACATTTTCACTGCCGATCAACAAGCTAAAAACACGATCAAAAATACGCCCGTCTGGGGCTACAATATCGATCGTGATCTGCATTTATTTCTGGAATTGGTACCCAACACCACGAAGCTGGGCAATTGTCTGCTTGAATACTGTGATGCGTTGAAAGCATATCGTAAATTCCAAGATAATAAACCATACGAACACAATACGGTATTCGAGCGACTCGCCGAAATCATACGACGTTACGGGCTGCCCACCAATAGCAATGGTATTTCGACCGCCATACCACCGATTACCACCGCCACAAATGCTGGACCGATGCTGCCGCCGGCGCAGGTGCTGTCACACAAGAAGCAGAACATCATCTATGTGGAGCTGTTAATCAAGGCGCATCAATGCTATGTGCACGAGTGCTCCATGGAAGGCATAGCGAACGTGCTGAACCGCGCCAAAGCCTTAAACGCCGTGCTCACGCAAGCCAAGTCCTGGTCGTTAATTGTGCGCATGCTCAGCGGCATCGGACGCTACCGCGAAATGTTCTACTGTTTCGATTCGCTGCTCAAAAACGAACAGTTCGAATCGCTGCTGGGTCAGTTCGATGAGGAGAAGACAATCGGTCTGCGTCAGGCGATAATCACATATCTACGCGAATATTGTCCAAATAACGGTagagaatatttaaaattgactGCGCTGCACTTTCTCATGTATCAGGAGCTGGCCGAAATGTGGGAGCAGGATGCGCAAGCCGTGCTGGCCAAGATCATCAATCAAGCGGCTGTCAACACCGCACAGCTGCCCGAAAAGATGTCCATGGCCAATTTGACAACGGCAAATCCCACAAAAACGTTCATACCCAAACTGCGTGCCACACCAGAGTTGCTTGTGCTGCTGCAGCAAGCTATGGAATATTACACGCATGCAACGGAAAATTATTTGCTCGACAATAAATTGTTGTTGGCGCAACGCGTCGCCTCGTTGGCCGAAATGGTGGCTGTGCAAATTGATTTGGCCAGCAAAGCCTTGGATCGCAATGCCATGGAGACGCatctatgtgtatgtgtggtgaATGTGCAGACGCGTGAGGAATTTCGTGAACTGATCAATGCGGAGCTGAG cGTGCCGCAAACGCTTATACTCAGTCGCGCTTGCGGCTTCGACATAAACTGGGCTGAAGTGCTGCTCTCGCAATATGTTATACTCGGGCATGCGCATTATCTGCAGGAATACTTGCAACATTTACAGATCAATGACAATATCATTGAGAATACCGTTAAAGG CTTTCAACTGTATGCGCAGCATCATCGCATCAGTGCGCGCATGGATGAGCATTTGGCGCAATTGGTGGCTTTGGTCAAGTCGGTGGCGCTCAAGTACAAGTTAGCCTCGGTGCTGAGCCTTAAAACGATTGTGATGTCGCTGATAAGCGAGCAGACCGCACACTATTTGCGCGACACGAATTTCGGACGAAATGAGAATCGCAACTTAAACGATATGTGA
- the LOC120772185 gene encoding zinc finger protein 423-like — translation MEAAAMAPTSKALTNNTAAASDVSLRFYSFLPCTQPRKTLTNSSKTSGYCTDTSGVLVINDSDDEDSSTISAASEPQFEFLCEIDVDKNVALPRPIELKVECKKEPNHDYINQQQQRDKICNEKNQTSIHTAATTDYSDCEDELLALCKIEPVCDLNEVLPHTTNAEHENNHYIYFTCPQCGERYDAHPHWRRHIEMAHQLGDNKNWNFKRRPNNEFECAKCHETFTRCTLKTLQQHHFTHLPHKVYHCKLCPYQEHSMFLMISHIMLHKERDASCSASAKNSNDAPTAREIALWEHESRALISYVCPACGLTFETEDAWQAHINFSHNFLEKTAENRFGDHFKCSECSVEIFSQHIADLQQHLFTHLPYKSYFKCKVCSFTISRRNFMLSHILNLHKVHLTPGAIPSGDTVLTPATSTTTSVTGVSPAVVTTTTTNTSPPGESINDSHISSGSLLESEDINANSISVYNDERSLRRISVPSQPMNITYANSDLLKMPLKMTKSKGSFRCKKCTKHYMYRKSFDKHIRYCSLMNSTF, via the exons ATGGAAGCAGCAGCGATGGCGCCCACATCTAAAGCTCTGACCAACAATACTGCAGCTGCCTCAGATGTATCTTTGCGCTTTTATTCGTTCTTGCCTTGCACACAGCCAAGAAaaa CTCTGACCAACAGTTCAAAAACAAGTGGTTATTGTACGGATACAAGTGGTGTGCTTGTTATCAACGATAGCGACGATGAAGACTCATCGACTATATCTGCCGCTTCAGAGCCTCAATTTGAGTTTTTATGCGAAATTGATGTTGACAAAAATGTTGCGCTTCCACGACCTATCGAGCTAAAAGTGGAGTGTAAAAAGGAGCCCAACCATGATTACATTAATCAACAGCAGCAAAGGGataaaatatgtaatgaaaaaaatcaaacatcaaTTCATACAGCAGCGACAACGGATTATAGTGATTGCGAGGATGAGCTTTTAGCATTGTGTAAAATTGAGCCAGTTTGTGATTTGAATGAAGTCTTGCCACATACAACGAACGCGGAACATGAGAATAATCACTATATTTACTTCACCTGCCCACAATGTGGTGAACGCTACGATGCACATCCACATTGGCGTCGTCATATAGAGATGGCGCATCAGTTGGGCGAtaataaaaattggaatttcAAACGACGACCGAACAATGAGTTCGAATGTGCCAAATGCCACGAAACGTTTACACGTTGTACGCTAAAAACATTGCAACAGCATCACTTTACACACTTGCCGCACAAAGTGTACCATTGCAAATTGTGTCCGTACCAAGAACATAGTATGTTTTTGATGATTTCGCATATTATGTTGCACAAGGAGAGAGATGCCAGCTGCAGCGCTAGTGCCAAAAATAGTAATGACGCGCCGACAGCGCGTGAAATAGCGCTGTGGGAGCACGAGAGTCGCGCTTTAATTTCATACGTATGTCCGGCTTGTGGTTTAACCTTTGAGACAGAGGATGCTTGGCAGGCGCACATAAATTTTAG TCACAATTTCCTAGAGAAGACGGCGGAAAATCGTTTCGGTGATCATTTCAAATGCTCCGAATGCTCGGTTGAAATCTTCTCACAGCACATTGCCGATCTACAGCAGCACCTATTCACACATTTACCCTACAAATCATATTTCAAATGTAAAGTATGCAGCTTTACTATATCGCGACGAAATTTCATGCTCTCCCACATATTGAACTTACACAAAGTACATTTAACACCCGGCGCCATTCCAAGTGGCGACACCGTTTTAACGCCAGCCACATCAACCACGACATCAGTTACCGGTGTATCACCTGCAGTCGTAACCACAACTACAACGAACACCTCACCGCCTGGCGAAAGCATAAACGACAGTCATATATCATCTGGTAGTTTGCTGGAATCCGAAGATATAAATGCCAATTCCATAAGTGTTTACAACGATGAAAGAAGCTTGCGTAGAATTTCAGTGCCATCTCAGCCCATGAACATCACATATGCCAACAGCGATCTGCTAAAGATGCCGTTAAAAATGACTAAAAGCAAAGGCTCTTTTAGATGCAAGAAATGCACCAAACATTATATGTATCGAAAGAGTTTCGATAAGCATATCCGTTACTGCAGCCTTATGAATTCAACGTTTTAA